Proteins encoded within one genomic window of Plasmodium cynomolgi strain B DNA, chromosome 11, whole genome shotgun sequence:
- a CDS encoding 40S ribosomal protein S13 (putative), giving the protein MGRMYGKGKGISSSTIPYKRKQPSWLKQKPSEIEDAIIKLAKKGQTPSQIGATLRDNYGIPQVKAVTGNKILRILRAHGVATTIPEDLYFLIKKAVSMRKHLEKNKKDKDCKFRLILTESKIHRISRYYKRKKLLPSNWKYQSSTASALIA; this is encoded by the coding sequence ATGGGTCGCATGTACGGTAAGGGAAAAGGTATTTCCAGCTCCACCATTCCAtacaaaaggaaacaacCAAGTTGGTTGAAACAGAAACCATCAGAAATTGAAGATGCTATAATTAAATTGGCCAAGAAAGGACAAACCCCATCCCAAATTGGTGCTACATTAAGAGACAATTATGGAATTCCCCAAGTAAAGGCCGTTACAGGAAATAAAATCCTCAGAATATTAAGAGCCCATGGCGTTGCTACGACCATTCCAGAGGatttgtactttttaataaaGAAGGCCGTATCCATGAGAAAGCAtcttgaaaaaaacaaaaaggataaggATTGTAAATTCAGATTAATTTTAACTGAATCGAAAATTCACAGAATTTCGCGATactacaaaagaaaaaagttgttGCCATCCAACTGGAAGTACCAGTCCAGCACGGCTAGCGCACTGATTGCATAG
- a CDS encoding hypothetical protein (putative) encodes MGLHLFPKKMMHLINLIVSVICPAVKTYNLLLNKKDKPNDEFVQYIHFLTYWIMYSLYSYLEAILLIHIMNYIPFYSEMKLAFFFWLYSDTFQGAGYIYFKWIEKHYALVDKKLCDLLQDKIPKNLASMFYFEKSNKKIHNKIKSIVSKKD; translated from the coding sequence ATGGGGCTACACTTATTTCCCAAAAAGATGATGCACTTGATAAATTTAATCGTGTCGGTAATATGCCCAGCAGTCAAAACGTACAATTTGTtactaaataaaaaggataagCCAAATGACGAGTTCGTTCAGTACATCCACTTCCTGACCTACTGGATTATGTACTCTCTGTACTCGTACCTGGAagccattttgttaattcaCATAATGAATTATATTCCATTTTACTCAGAAATGAagttggccttttttttttggttataTAGTGACACGTTCCAGGGCGCTGgctatatttattttaaatggaTCGAAAAGCATTACGCTCTTgtggataaaaaattgtgtgaCTTACTTCAGGATAAGATCCCCAAAAATCTGGCCTCTATGTTTTACTTCGAAAAAtccaacaaaaaaatacacaacaAAATTAAGAGCATTGTGTCCAAGAAGGAT
- a CDS encoding hypothetical protein (putative) gives MERAEGMDGETDLVLFESGGNIICEASGDVNCTRKDNAGGGGKESFVNDMENNFTNSLVNSLSKNMAKSFNKNGSRNGNRNGNRNGNRNGNRNDNRNDNRNDNRNDNKSGNRNSHHNGLHNGIKNFTQSFDLMLSNFNSMQITQNEHRHNNTSGGLGQNRNNGANHPREEKKRRDRNRNRNKEKQLKLKVKNSNCVKNYEQDSANNKKAVMNSFASSCNKKKYAEERDKFYDSNTTISSSLNCAEEGKSDQINTEAYVSNTFEKVDMNECYMKTEESIARGSGGEAEKAVEGGEIGSTTRSATRSAVDSAVEDTIEGEDGRADGRAEDDAERGGEPSTETLVEPLDNKSKVKRRNDPKSHPVQKNAPNSYPVQKNAPNSYPVQKNAPNSHPAQKNAPNSYPAQKNAPKSPPVQKNHPKCDIVSGSAEHQTNNQHIMNGQTNEANYINYNYDYNNYVNPVVYNKMMQMKYNTYNPYFNYNQANNNACKYDTGAMSSPYSPFAKPNEFFMYDHQNNVPHMTPNYYGNYLYFYANPYSYGQCAMVNKMKGGDNGARENFSCRADQAKGAVKSTGELLEFNEGANLIGGANPIGGRARSGGANPTKDVSEAEEFLNDRQKVEDEVSSDGGEEDSDEADPLNGQQEGTTNGENTQTDENKLGKITKHKGHTQHCSVTELKVKNEKEEAHINMSVRNDYSKKSNNTLVGTNEWNKCLSGNFTEERMKQVKGNTKQKKKKLSKLLSLKSANKNCSRDVCVSNENTVGGNTKRSNKHIDSAMYGSSGNLGNAPNVIKYPKNTQLQYNGQVNPSSVYSYILHANNAESANCEKRFMKPPPNDMDLYMNNQYHMNQLANEQMMFNLSGRNYGYYYYPYAPPSAAYTDEVYLN, from the exons atggaAAGAGCAGAAGGGATGGACGGAGAAACCGACCTCGTGCTGTTCGAAAGTGGaggaaatattatttgtgaAGCGAGCGGTGATGTGAATTGCACAAGGAAAGACAATGCAGGGGGTGGCGGCAAGGAAAGTTTTGTAAACGACATGGAAAATAACTTCACTAACAGCTTGGTAAACAGTTTGTCAAAGAACATGGCAAAAAGCTTCAACAAAAATGGCAGCAGAAATGGTAACAGAAATGGTAACAGAAATGGCAACCGGAATGGCAACAGGAATGATAACAGGAATGATAACAGGAATGATAACAGGAATGATAACAAAAGTGGCAACAGGAATAGCCACCATAATGGCCTCCACAATGGCATCAAAAACTTCACCCAAAGCTTCGACTTGATGCTGAGCAACTTCAACTCGATGCAGATAACACAGAACGAACACAGGCACAACAACACGAGCGGCGGCTTGGGCCAGAACAGAAATAACGGAGCAAATCATCCCagagaggaaaagaaaagacgcGATAGAAACAGAAACaggaataaagaaaaacagtTAAAGTTAAAAGTGAAGAATTcaaattgtgtaaaaaattacgaacaGGACAGTGCCAACAATAAGAAAGCAGTGATGAATAGCTTTGCTTCGTcttgcaataaaaaaaagtatgccgAAGAGAGGGACAAATTTTATGACAGCAACACAACGATATCGTCAAGTTTGAACTGCGCAGAGGAGGGAAAGAGTGACCAAATTAATACTGAGGCTTACGTGAGTAACACGTTTGAGAAGGTTGACATGAATGAGTGCTATATGAAAACGGAAGAGAGCATAGCGAGGGGCTCAGGCGGGGAAGCAGAGAAGGCCGTAGAGGGGGGTGAGATCGGAAGCACGACCAGAAGCGCGACCAGAAGCGCAGTCGACAGTGCAGTGGAGGATACAATCGAAGGTGAAGACGGAAGAGCAGACGGAAGAGCGGAGGACGACGCAGAGCGCGGCGGAGAGCCCAGCACGGAAACCCTTGTTGAACCGCTAGATAACAAAAGCAAAgttaaaaggagaaatgacCCCAAGAGTCACCCTGTGCAGAAAAATGCTCCCAATAGTTACcctgtgcaaaaaaatgctccCAATAGTTACCCTGTGCAGAAAAATGCTCCCAATAGCCACCCTGCGCAGAAAAATGCTCCCAATAGCTACCCTGCGCAGAAAAATGCTCCCAAGAGTCCCCCTGTACAGAAAAATCACCCCAAGTGCGACATCGTCAGTGGCAGCGCAGAACACCAGACCAACAACCAACACATAATGAATGGCCAAACGAATGAAGCAAATTATATCAACTATAACTATGACTATAACAATTATGTAAACCCGGTAGTGTACAATAAAATGATGCAAATGAAGTACAATACATATAACCcctattttaattataaccAAGCAAATAATAATGCATGCAAATATGATACTGGTGCCATGTCTAGTCCTTACTCACCTTTTGCCAAGCCGAacgaattttttatgtacgaTCATCAAAATAATGTGCCCCATATGACACCAAATTATTATGgcaattatttatatttttacgcaAATCCTTATAGTTATGGGCAGTGTGCTATGGTGAATAAAATGAAGGGTGGAGATAACGGGGCTCGGGAAAATTTCAGCTGCAGGGCGGATCAGGCGAAGGGTGCCGTTAAGAGTACAGGAGAACTACTGGAATTTAACGAGG GAGCTAACCTCATCGGAGGAGCTAACCCCATCGGAGGACGTGCCAGAAGCGGAGGAGCTAACCCCACGAAGGACGTGTCAGAAGCGGAGGAGTTCCTAAATGATAGGCAGAAGGTCGAAGACGAGGTGAGCAGCGacggaggggaagaagattCAGATGAAGCAGATCCGCTAAACGGACAGCAAGAAGGGACTACcaatggggaaaatacaCAGACAGACGAAAACAAACTCgggaaaataacaaaacataAGGGTCACACACAGCACTGCAGCGTTACAGAAttgaaagtaaaaaatgagaaagaagAGGCACATATAAACATGAGCGTACGAAATGATTATagtaaaaaaagcaacaacaCCTTGGTGGGAACAAATGAATGGAACAAATGTCTAAGTGGAAATTTCACAGAAGAACGAATGAAGCAGGTAAAGGGGAACACcaagcagaagaaaaaaaaattatccaagTTGCTTTCGCTAAAGAGTGCAAACAAGAACTGCAGCAGAGACGTATGCGTAAGTAATGAGAACACCGTTGGGGGAAACACAAAGAGAAGCAACAAACACATCGACAGCGCGATGTATGGTAGCAGTGGAAACCTTGGGAATGCCCCCAATGTTATCAAATATCCTAAAAATACACAGCTTCAATATAATGGTCAGGTGAATCCCTCCTCCGTGTACAGCTACATATTACACGCAAACAATGCAGAGAGCGCAAACTGCGAGAAGAGGTTTATGAAGCCGCCTCCAAATGACATGGACCTGTATATGAACAACCAGTATCACATGAACCAGCTGGCCAACGAGCAGATGATGTTCAATTTAAGCGGTCGGAACTATGGTTACTATTACTACCCCTACGCGCCCCCCTCGGCCGCCTACACTGATGAGGTTTACTTGAATTAG
- a CDS encoding zinc-finger domain containing protein (putative), producing METTANNQTAPLKEEADISPVDETIQVRSMCMNCEQEGINKIAKLNIPYFKNVLIHSFECGFCNYRNNVIQDLNTIKDKGVKIIFKISQREHMDRQLIKSEYGVLKIPQIDFEIPKETQKGSINTIEGFLQTALSNLTEYLGNLKRMYCEANGLPEGAAIEGAHSQSGQGPNGEHGSDDAHNVEGEITSKRERGEGARGEDAPATEQTCQEDKPADANQQGQQMTIESYIKLIESTVHKLSSYVVSKEPIFTIEIVDPSGLSSLEHYDEDLQKGIVTVEHYKRSKQELNEMGFYEEDFEGKNEGVNLESNGGKEKEDHVVEKVKKENFDFIKKYIHMDDAAGSGMSSRVSSSVNGHAAVRYENISEEEEGKLIESFTSNCPCCNYMGANNFCEINIPGFKKCLIMSYVCGNCNFKTSEIKSSGEINPKGKKITLTVRSKSDLNRFVIKSETASIHIPIVDLTSDYGTLGGSLTTVEGLILKIIESLEDKFKFLLGDSSTNTHGHDQGGYQTNDNALPTSQINNDESITSKIKSLIANLYKLCKTEELCPFDIVIDDIASNSYISSDDITHDENLKEEEYERTFEQNDVLGLTSMNTENY from the exons ATGGAAACCACCGCGAATAACCAGACAGCGCCTCTGAAGGAAGAGGCTGACATAAGCCCCGTGGATGAAACTATCCAAGTTCGATCCATGTGCATGAATTGTGAGCAAGAaggaataaacaaaatagcaaaattgaACATCCcgtatttcaaaaatgtattaatacATTCATTTGAGTGCGGATTTTGCAACTACAGAAATAATGTTATTCAAGATTTAAATACGATAAAGGAtaaaggagtaaaaataatttttaaaattagccAACGTGAGCATATGGATAGACAACTGATTAAGTCTGAGTATGGAGTGTTGAAGATTCCACAAATTGACTTTGAGATTCCGAAGGAAACACAAAAGGGGTCCATCAATACCATCGAGGGTTTTCTGCAGACCGCCCTGAGCAACCTCACCGAGTATCTCGGAAATTTGAAGCGCATGTACTGTGAGGCCAATGGGCTCCCAGAAGGGGCAGCCATCGAGGGGGCTCACTCGCAGTCAGGCCAAGGCCCCAATGGGGAGCATGGCTCAGATG ATGCGCACAACGTGGAAGGAGAAATTACCAGTAAGCGTGAACGTGGAGAAGGCGCTCGTGGAGAGGACGCACCAGCAACAGAACAAACTTGTCAGGAGGACAAACCTGCCGATGCTAATCAGCAGGGCCAACAAATGACCATAGAAAGTTACATAAAGCTAATCGAGTCCACAGTTCATAAGCTGTCCAGCTATGTGGTGTCGAAGGAACCGATTTTCACTATCGAAATTGTTGACCCGTCAGGACTGAGCTCCCTGGAGCACTACGATGAAGATCTGCAAAAAGGCATCGTCACGGTGGAGCATTACAAACGAAGCAAACAGGAGTTAAACGAAATGGGGTTTTATGAAGAAGACTTTGAGGGTAAAAATGAGGGGGTTAATTTGGAGTCAAATGGAggcaaagaaaaggaggaccATGTAGTGGAAAAAGTTAAGAAGGAAAACTTCGATTTTATTAAGAAGTATATCCACATGGATGACGCTGCGGGTAGTGGTATGAGTAGCAGAGTAAGTAGCAGCGTGAACGGCCACGCCGCCGTGCGGTATGAAAACATAagcgaagaggaggaggggaagcTAATAGAGTCGTTCACGTCTAATTGCCCCTGCTGCAACTACATGGGCGCCAACAATTTCTGCGAAATTAATATACCAGGTTTTAAGAAGTGCCTAATTATGTCCTATGTGTGCGGGAACTGCAACTTCAAAACGAGCGAAATTAAGAGCAGCGGGGAGATCAATcccaaagggaagaaaatcacCCTCACTGTAAGAAGTAAAAGTGACTTAAATCGATTCGTAATCAAGTCAGAAACGGCATCTATTCATATCCCCATTGTGGATCTCACGTCGGATTACGGAACTCTCGGTGGTTCTCTCACCACCGTCGAGGGGCTGATTCTGAAAATAATCGAGTCTTTGGAGGATAAATTTAAGTTCCTACTTGGGGATTCTAGCACGAACACCCACGGGCACGACCAAGGGGGGTATCAAACAAACGATAATGCACTTCCGACAAGCCAAATAAACAATGACGAATCGATCacaagtaaaataaaaagtctAATTGCGAATTTGTACAAGTTGTGCAAAACGGAGGAATTGTGCCCTTTCGATATTGTGATTGACGATATTGCATCGAACAGCTACATATCAAGTGATGACATTAcacatgatgaaaatttaaaagaagagGAATACGAAAGAACGTTTGAGCAAAATGACGTGCTAGGCCTCACATCAATGAACACGGAAAATTACTGA
- a CDS encoding hypothetical protein (putative), giving the protein MNMDKLGEIFSSTVGLMQNAVQGLAQRNSTIYNLLYMSDNMQNKGDYEELLPNEMKFNKQQIIKWVLGAILLYILVTILSYIFVNYILFYAVIFIVAAVAIKFYFYYQQNDETPLLQQTNYHHFEAHSI; this is encoded by the exons ATGAACATGGACAAGCTGGGTGAAATTTTCAGTAGCACCGTTGGATTGATGCAGAATGCCGTGCAAGGTTTGGCTCAGAG AAATTCCACGATATATAATTTACTATACATGAGTGACAATATGCAAAACAAGGGTGACTACGAGGAGCTCCTTCCGAATGAAATGAAGTTTAACAAGCAGCAAATTATA aaATGGGTACTGGGGGCCATTCTCCTCTACATCCTCGTCACCATCCTGTCGTATATTTTCGTGAACTACATTTTGTTCTACGCAGTGATCTTCATCGTCGCGGCTGTTGCAAtcaaattttacttttactaTCAGCAAAATGACGAGACTCCGTTGCTGCAGCAGACGAATTACCACCACTTTGAAGCGCACAGCATTTGA
- a CDS encoding hypothetical protein (putative): MNLLILLAIATCLTRGNAFLHKRINYKRIGHARISDKPRTIQYDHVLYKVHRKKGVKKIYSFRRHVSEIWNNIKTRRIENYMEDFFQTEQCKLDRVINVALYFYLNRIDKDDEKKIFFHKGRR; this comes from the exons ATGAACCTTCTAATTTTACTCGCAATCGCAACGTGCCTTACGAGAGGAAACGCATTTCTGCACAAAAGGATCAACTACAAGAGGATAGGACATGCGCGAATAAGCGACAAACCCAGGACCATACAATATGACCACGTCCTTTACAAAGTGCATAGAAAGaagggagtaaaaaaaatttactcctTCAGGAGACACGTATCAGAAATATGGAATAACATTAAAACGAGGAGGATAGAAAATTATATGgaagatttttttcaaacggaGCAA TGTAAGTTGGACAGAGTAATTAATGTGGCCCTGTATTTTTACTTGAACAGAATTGATAAGGATGATGAgaagaagattttttttcacaaggggaggaggtga
- a CDS encoding hypothetical protein (putative), which yields MNELKELSKKVRENTIVKKEEKKNEPEIKNLFENFLSNNSINYLSSFINKTNGVDKPGENDAGEGTPQGRGDHLENARRSGVKQACGEPTAEQGTHPQDDAPPGKKHLTEKRKKNKDDSEGHIAENKNVSHINVKKILQNKKNVDVKDLNKLINYFNDEIMERSKKLERFMNKNKIKNDYSEQILMIEKFNREMRIIEKKFSQKEEEPLYQMYLMKKEKKSYESLVFFKNFFNCLNNYLHLLDKAETNYKKLKIWKMLLYLRNCKTHILLIRAIFKSVKEGNVDSEAAKVKQTQLNMEEGTPSNGSPQFNDATPLEKSNEAEKFKNVLGNKTNGDDIPTDNHMDKKMMEDLKNMFLKDSPEQAQNEKATPLMKEIKMKYDNLLNNLRCIVRVTFEKMFLFNGNIKIYKHICLNPRDIFSENEESIQIQGQKISYVMFWHMAYIMKMHRKYLEEIKKHLFFNLFKFMVLFYCLAKNVNWKKDGKVGLGGADDLKSDEGKGKQEADNRGATLELGFGTAVEREKGTEHANFFAALSRCLFEFHAVAELLFVESTKKGRGRGEPGKVDETGRSGKAEEAGRSGKAEEAGRSGKAEEAGRSGKAEEAGETGRTDKRGETLPLDIAIEEGAHAGELKCAFDFYFGGQKGEENGSETYFVEYELEAREQGRLNNMKEKIRTKYEQSKCEQGMYEQSKHEQSLCEQSKYEHSMYEQSLCQQSNGEHVGRGNGSEPPNGWTSFSHYMLNRQLNENLFTYFHQINKKRNNFSHLFDVYFMYRWKKEEKKFDQLVQKIFQKNFQHYLDQIYSVLREMLLFKKGGEYILVNSSVDDYLYNIFFDEDNNYTLKNVEGVTYRSVLQFVEEGQGALRKALQEKVDKIIAQKNMHSRGITGGRTPWAEETTCDCEDIPGVGKSKKGLPLFGGVKQTVLNKKGGKDTPGGGGCQVGNVGNEEEKKDKCVQDGEGDVEETPTTEKEILRVSVQQDRIDCMRIHKNLLYIVFVVYRIVHFSYEVLLDMKGAEWSHHSAYKIEGEKIEKNEEQKRRQIIAINIVLFCYKIVKYIYDAFLSYCFFTFRFSCFPKVPCANEFLLSVINDNIFLKKVLQNVHSVFLHHQHLFNLFMCAGDIISFKNVDLKGDGGLWKRGNNEWVDEHHIEDDHITKSEQKDRRDFNSKNAKLQAKGYFLERNGKKKSSYPPKEHFHCINKISLMKKIHLYIDKFQINLNFFKNMFVKNYKDKFTRLLQKDTLFLEEQFLISTSKIVNIIFEFFQIQDLCKIAHTEITLRLVYTFTKERGRIDEDERQLLYDKFVFTQNSLSFLLRSYGDNCGEQKNHAQQEENYFLRITDELPFSLTNLKKNKALFLLLFCKVKQILNAKKEILEMHDPKMVQALLASNPYAYEDENYDAILNEFK from the exons ATGAATGAACTAAAGGAGCTAAGTAAGAAGGTGAGAGAAAACACCATCgtcaaaaaagaggaaaagaaaaatgaaccggaaataaaaaacctATTTGAAAACTTCCTGAGCAACAACTCGATAAATTACCTGAGCTCTTTTATAAACAAAACGAACGGGGTTGATAAACCGGGGGAGAATGACGCAGGGGAAGGAACTCCACAGGGAAGGGGGGACCATTTGGAAAACGCGCGTCGTAGTGGGGTGAAGCAGGCATGCGGTGAACCCACTGCTGAGCAAGGAACGCACCCACAGGACGATGCCCCACCTGGTAAGAAGCACCTTAccgagaaaaggaaaaaaaacaaagacgATTCAGAAGGACACATCgcggaaaacaaaaatgtaagccacataaatgtgaagaagatCCTACAGAACAAGAAGAACGTCGATGTTAAAGACTTGAACAAACTAATTAACTATTTTAATGATGAAATAATGGAGAGAAGTAAAAAGCTGGAAAGGTtcatgaacaaaaataaaataaaaaatgattatagtgagcaaattttaatgatagaaaaatttaacagAGAAATGAgaattattgaaaaaaaattttcccagaaggaggaggaacccTTGTATCAGAtgtatttaatgaaaaaggaaaaaaaaagttacgaATCGTTagtcttttttaaaaacttctttaactgtttaaataattatcttCACCTTTTAGACAAAGCGGaaacaaattataaaaaattaaaaatatggaagATGTTACTTTACCTGCGTAATTGTAAGACGcacattttgttaataagGGCCATTTTTAAGTCTGTAAAAGAGGGGAATGTAGATAGTGAAGCTGCGAAAGTGAAGCAGACACAGCTCAACATGGAAGAGGGCACCCCTTCGAATGGCTCTCCCCAGTTCAATGACGCCACACCATTGGAAAAATCGAACGAAGCggaaaagtttaaaaatgtgttgggGAACAAGACAAACGGTGATGACATCCCCACAGATAACCacatggacaaaaaaatgatggaagatttgaaaaatatgttcctAAAGGATTCACCTGAACAggcgcaaaatgaaaaggccACCCCGCTtatgaaggaaataaaaatgaagtacgATAATCTCCTTAACAATTTAAGATGCATCGTCCGAGTTACTTTCGAGAAAATGTTTCTCTTCAAcgggaatataaaaatatataagcatatCTGTCTGAACCCTAGAGATATATTTTCGGAAAACGAAGAAAGCATTCAGATTCAGGGGCAAAAAATTTCCTACGTGATGTTTTGGCATATGGCTTACATCATGAAAATGCACAGGAAGTACttggaggaaataaaaaagcatttattttttaacctctTCAAATTTATGGTCCTGTTCTATTGTCTtgccaaaaatgtgaattgGAAAAAG gACGGGAAAGTTGGTCTGGGTGGGGCAGATGACTTGAAGAGTGACGAagggaaggggaaacaaGAAGCTGACAATAGAGGTGCTACGCTTGAGTTGGGCTTCGGTACTGCCGTTGAGAGGGAAAAGGGGACAGAGCACGCCAACTTCTTCGCCGCGTTGTCGCGCTGTTTATTCGAGTTTCACGCCGTGGCGGAGTTGCTATTTGTGGAGAGTACGAAGAAAGGCAGGGGTAGGGGCGAACCAGGAAAAGTGGACGAAACGGGAAGAAGCGGCAAAGCAGAGGAAGCGGGCAGAAGCGGCAAAGCAGAGGAAGCGGGAAGAAGCGGCAAAGCAGAGGAAGCGGGAAGAAGCGGCAAAGCAGAGGAAGCGGGCGAAACGGGCAGAACGGACAAAAGGGGTGAAACCCTCCCCCTCGACATTGCGATTGAGGAAGGGGCGCACGCGGGCGAACTGAAATGCGCATTCGACTTCTACTTCGGtggccaaaaaggggaagaaaatggaaGCGAAACGTATTTTGTGGAATACGAATTGGAGGCACGTGAGCAGGGCAGGCTGAACaacatgaaggagaaaataaggACCAAGTACGAACAGAGCAAGTGCGAACAGGGCATGTATGAACAGAGCAAGCACGAACAGAGCCTATGCGAACAGAGCAAGTACGAACATAGCATGTATGAACAGAGCCTATGCCAACAAAGCAACGGCGAACACGTGGGGAGAGGCAACGGAAGTGAGCCCCCCAATGGGTGGACCTCCTTCTCCCACTACATGCTGAACAGACAGTTGAATGAAAACCTCTTTACCTATTTTCaccaaataaataaaaagagaaataatttcAGCCACCTTTTCGATGTGTACTTTATGTACAGAtggaagaaagaagaaaaaaaattcgatcAACTGGTtcagaaaattttccaaaaaaattttcaacattACCTTGATCAGATTTACTCCGTCCTGAGGGAAAtgttgctttttaaaaaagggggagaataCATACTAGTAAATTCCAGCGTGGATGATTATCTGTACAATATCTTCTTTGATGAGGATAACAATtacactttaaaaaatgtggaggGGGTGACTTACCGTTCGGTTCTGCAATTCGTTGAGGAGGGACAAGGTGCCTTGAGAAAAGCACTACAAGAAAAGGTTGACAAAATAATTGCgcagaaaaatatgcacagtAGGGGGATCACCGGTGGGAGGACCCCCTGGGCAGAGGAAACTACTTGTGATTGTGAGGACATCCCTGGGGTAGGAAAATCCAAGAAAGGGCTGCCCCTATTTGGAGGTGTCAAGCAGACcgttttgaataaaaaaggagggaaagatacccctggggggggaggatgcCAAGTGGGAAATGTGGGCAAtgaagaagagaagaaaGATAAGTGTGTGCAAGACGGTGAAGGAGACGTAGAGGAGACCCCCACGACGGAAAAGGAAATCTTAAGAGTTAGCGTCCAACAGGATCGCATAGACTGTATGCGCATCCATAAAAATTTGCTCTACATCGTTTTTGTAGTATATCGGATTGTGCACTTTTCGTACGAAGTTTTGCTCGATATGAAGGGAGCAGAATGGAGCCATCACTCGGCATACAAAatcgagggggaaaaaattgaaaaaaatgaggagcaaaaaagaagacaaaTCATTGCAATTAATATAGTCCTATTTTGctacaaaattgttaaatatatttatgatgcATTTTTAAGTTATTGCTTTTTCACATTTCGATTTTCTTGCTTTCCGAAGGTGCCATGTGCAAATGAATTTCTGTTGAGCGTAATTaatgataatatatttttaaaaaaggttttgcaaaatgttcATTCTGTTTTCTTGCACCATCAGCATTTGTTTAATCTGTTCATGTGTGCAGGAGAtatcatttcttttaaaaatgtagacttGAAAGGGGATGGCGGTTtgtggaaaaggggaaacaacgAATGGGTAGACGAACATCACATAGAGGATGATCACATTACAAAGAGTGAACAGAAGGATAGAAGGGATTTTAActcaaaaaatgcaaaattacAGGCAAAGGGATATTTTCTCGaaaggaatggaaaaaaaaaatcgagttATCCCCCAAAAGAACACTTCCATtgtataaacaaaattagcCTAATGAAGAAGATTCACCTCTACATTGACAAATTTCAGataaatttgaatttttttaaaaatatgtttgtcAAAAATTATAAGGATAAATTTACGCGCCTTCTCCAGAAGGATACACTTTTCCTTGAGGAGCAATTTTTAATCAGCACATCCAAAATAGTGAATatcatttttgaattttttcaaattcagGACTTGTGCAAAATTGCGCATACGGAAATTACCTTGCGTTTG GTTTACACGTTTACGAAGGAAAGGGGCAGAATCGATGAGGATGAGCGACAACTCCTCTATGACAAGTTTGTGTTCACTCAGAATAGCTTGTCCTTCCTTTTGCGCAGCTACGGAG ACAACTGCGGCGAACAGAAGAACCACGCGCAGCAGGAGGAAAATTACTTTCTAAGAATAACGGACGAGCTGCCCTTCAGTTTGaccaatttgaaaaagaacaagGCGCTGTTTTTACTCCTTTTCTGCAAAGTCAAGCAGATCCTGAAtgccaaaaaggagataCTCGAAATGCACGACCCGAAGATGGTCCAGGCGTTGCTGGCCAGCAACCCCTATGCTTATGAGGACGAGAATTACGACGCGATCCTCAACGAGTTTAAGTGA